TTTTTGCGATGCTGGCGTGCGGAATCATCCTGTTGTTCTCCCGATTCCGCGGACCCGGTGCGGAAACCATGATCTTGCTCGGCATCGCCATCGTCTTCTTCTTCGATGCGCTCCTGGCTCTCATGCAGTACCTGGCCTCCGAGACTCAGCTCGAGCAGGTGGTGTTCTGGACGATGGGCAGCCTCACGCGCGCAACCTGGCCCCAAATCGCGCTGCTGTCCGTCGTGACGGTCGCGGGTCTGGTGTTCTTCTATCGCAACGCGTGGAGCCTTACTGCTTTTCGGATGGGCGATGATCGCGCCCGCGCGCTCGGCGTGCACGTCGACGCGATGCGGACCGTCACTCTGCTCGTCGTCTCGTTCATAGCCGCTACTGCCGTCGCCATGGCCGGAACCATCGGGTTCATCGGGCTCGTCGGGCCCCACGTCGCGCGGATGATCGTCGGTGAGGATCAGCGTTACTTCTTGACGACCTCGGCCATCGCGGGATCTCTGCTCCTCGTCGGTGCGTCCGCCGTCTCGAAGATCATCCAACCCGGGGTGATTCTTCCCGTCGGGATCATCACCGCGATCGTCGGTGTGCCCGTCTACGTCCTGATCATCACCAGTAAGAGGGGGACGCTGTGGGCCTCTTAGGTTCAGACTCTGCGACGATCGAGGCCGGTGCGGCGCCATCCGGCCACTCCAGTCGGGACGTGATGTCGGCTCCGGTCCATGCGCCGGCGATTCGTGTGCGCGGGATCGACTTTTCGTACGGTCGCGCGCAGGACCCCGTGTTGACCGGCATCACCCTTCCCGACATGGACGCAGGCACCATCACGTCGCTGATCGGCCCCAACGGTGCTGGCAAGTCGACGCTGCTGCGCTGCATCGCGGGACTGGAAAAATGTGGTGGTGACGTCGCCACGGATCGGGTCCTGTATTTGCCGCAGGACCCTCCACCGGCGAGCTCACTGACCGTGTTTGAGAGCGTCATGGTCGCTCGCCAGCAGGCCTTTAAAGGACTGTGTGGTTTGCGCGTCACATCCGCCGCCCTCCGGGATGTCTCCGAGGTCATCGAGGTGTTGGGCCTGGGTCCACTGGCCGCGCGCACCATGGCGCAGCTGTCGGGAGGGCAGCGACAATTGGTGAGTTTCGCTCAGGCGGTGATTCGCAGACCGTCAGCCCTCCTGCTTGACGAGCCCACGAGTGCGCTCGACCTGCGAAATCAGCTGTTGCTGTTGGATCGCATCCGGCAAGCGGCCAAGGACATCCCCGCCGCGGTCATCATGACCGTCCATGATCTGGGGCAGGTGGCCCGTTTCAGTGACCAGGTGGTGGTCCTGTCCTGCGGTCGCGTTCACTCGGTGGGCGACCCTCGTGATGTCATCACGCAGGACATGCTTCGCGAGGTCTATGGAGTCAATGCCACCGTGTACTCGACAGCCGATGGCGGTATAGCGGTCGAGGCCTCGCAGGCTCTGTCGTAAAGCGGGCCTACCCGGCCGACCACATGCCGGTTCGCACCAGTTGGCAGCCGTATCGTTCATTCCTCGGGGATGACGTCTGTCACGACCCCTTCTGGCAACGGCGTGGTGTCTGGTGCGACGTCCTCAGCAGTTCTCCGCTACTTCCCGGGCCTGTTTGATCAGCAGGGCCTGCAGCGGCAGCCGCCCCAGGGAGATCACCTGCCACTTGGGCTCGCGGTCACGCCACTGACGCGCCATCTCGAGGTTGCCGGGGAACACGGCGACGAACAGAGCTGCAGCGGCACGTCCTCCCAGGCTGCGAGTGCGCGGACAGGCCAACAGGGCCGCCGTCGCAAGTTCGGCAGCGCCGGATCCGTACGTCCAGGAGCGTGGTTCGCCCGGGATCTCGGGGGGAATGATGCTGTCGAAGGGTTCCGGCTTGAGGAAGTGCAAGGTCCCGGCTCCGGCACACAGCGCCGTCAAGAGACGAGCGGTGTGATGAGCGTGTGCGGCCTTGTCAGAGGATTTGTGTGAGCACTTGCAGAACATGCTTCAAGGCTACCCCGAGGTCCAAGCTGCGGCCGTCCACCGCGTCAGCATCCGTCAGCTGGCGTTCTTGTACACGAACTTGATCTTGACGTTGGGGTCAATACCTTCCGCTATGCCGCGGTAGAACTTCTCGCACTGAGCCTTGAGGGTCTTGCCGTTTTCCTTGACTTGCTGCTGCTCGGTGGCAGGATTCAGGACCTCCGTGATGGCCTTCGCTGTGTCGATGTCGGCAGTCACGAAGCTCAGGGCGCCATCGTTCTCGGCGGCCTTCTTGAACTCCTCGTTGCTGTGGCCGATGAACTTGAACGGCGGTACCGTCACCGTGATGTGGGTCGGGTCCTCGCGCTTGACCTTGACGGCCTGGCCGTCAACACCGAGCTGAGCGTCATAGCCGTACTGAATGAACTGGGTCTTCGTGGTGCCCCAGATCTCATGGCCACCGAGGGTCCTGGCCTGGTCCTTCTGCAGGATGCCCTCCATCCTCATACTGAGCAAGATGACGTCTCCCTTGAGCTCCATGGACTCCACGACGCGTCGATCCGTCGTCTTCTCAGAAGTTCCGGCGACGTCGCCGAACCCGGGCCAACTCCGATGGGATCCCCACATGATGACGCCTCCGCCGAGGAGAACCCCGATCAGGAGGAAGCTCAGTGCTCCCTTGACGCCAAATCCCTTCGGCTTACGACGAGAATGGGCGGTGGCACCGTGACTGGCGGCTGAGGACGTCTTTGACATGGGAAATCCTTCGAGACAAGGTGGCACGCGGTTATCGCACGACTCAGTGTGCCAAGCTGCATGATATTACTGTCGGCCTTCTCCACCCCAATGGTGGTGGGAGCTGACCTCGAGCTGAGCAGCGGCAAGCAGCCCCGACCAGTCCTCCTAGTAGGTTCTCCTGACGAGCATCCTGCGGCAGACAGCAATCATCAGTGAACTCCTGGAGAGCAAGGCGTTTGGGGTATTCAGAGCCGGACTGTCATTCATCGCCGAATGGACGCGATGGCGCTGGGGTAAACACTCGAATACCGATCATGTAATCGCTGGGACACGCCTGCTGTGCAGATACCCTTGCCCCATGAGTCGACAGATCGGTGTCCTCCTTTTCGACGGCTTTGAACTTCTCGACGTCTTCGGCCCGGTCGAACTGTGGAGTCGGTTGTCGGACCGGTACGAGGTGACGTTCTGTGCGGTCGAACCCGGCCCGGTTCGCAGCAGTCAGGGGGCGACGGTCATGGCCACCGAGGGCACGGATTCCTGCGTCGGCTGCGACATCGTTCTGGTTCCAGGCGGACCGGGGACGCGATCCCTGGTTGCCGATCACGCCTTCCTGGCCCGGCTGCGTGGATGGGCGGCTCCCGCATCCATCATCTCGTCGGTGTGTACGGGTTCCGCGATGTTGGCTGCGGCTGGCCTGCTGGAAGGCTACCGGGCGACCTCGAACAAGATGGCCTACGCATGGGCGTCCTCCCACGGCCAGGACGTCAGGTGGGAACCACGAGCACGATGGGTGCACGACCGTGACCGGTGGACCTCCTCAGGTGTTGCTGCGGGCATGGACATGACGGCTGCCCTCATCGAGTATCTGGAAGGCAAGGAGACCGCCGAGAGGGTGCTTCAGGAGGTCGAGTTGGAGGTACAGACAGACCCCGACCGTGATCCGTTCGCTGTCACAGACGATCGAGCAACTGCGTCAAACCGCTGATCGTTGTGGTGTTCGGGTAAGGCTCGGAAGACAGTAGGAATCCCTCGATCCCGGCGGCTTGAGCAGCGTCGATGTCAATGGGACGATCGCCCACGGCAATGACCTCGGACGGGCTGAGTCCGTGACGCTCCATGAGCACCGTGTTCATCTGGGGGTCTGGCTTGCGGGCGAAACCGTCAGGGGCGCACACGAGGTCGTCCACCTGCACTCCTAGGGCATGGAAGAGGTTCTCGGCGCTGGTGCGATCACGATGAGTGGCGACCAGGTTGAGGCCACCACCGCGCCGCACGGCCGTCATGACCTCTGCTGCTCCAGCCATGAGTGGGGCAGGATCGTGCACCCACTTCTTTTTCAACAAGGTGTAGGCATCCTCGAGCAGCTCGGAGGAGACGTCATAGCGTTGTGCCAAGACCTCGATGGCGTGGGCAATCGACTCGGACCTGAGCCGGGCAACTTCAGACAACTGCTCCTCGGTCGGTTCGGGCCACACGACCTCCGCGAGTGTCTGGTCGACCTGCGGGTAGGTGTCGACCAGTGTTCCTCCCATATCCCAGATGATGCTCTTCACACCGACGAGTCTCGCAGATATTCATCCGTCAAGCCGACCGCCCCTGTTCTTGATGAAAGACTGGCGAGTAGCCTGCCACGAGTGACCACACCCGAACACGAACCCGATCCCTGGGCGATGCAATTGGTACTGCTTCGCGACAGAATCCACCCCGCTCGCCAGGTTGATGCCTGCGAGGCGGCTGCCCGTGCCGTCGTCTTTCTGCTTGACGACCCTCGAACGCAACCAGGAGGGCCGTGGCACGACGCCGTCCAGCAGTGGTCCGACAAGCGCATACGCAAGATCGTCCGGCGAGCTTCCGGGAAGAGATGGGACGACGTCCAGGCTCTTGACGGGGTCACCGTCAGTCAGGATCCACCGGCCGACGCTGCTCCCCGAACCGGCCCAGCCATGGTGCGAGCCTTCGTCCCTGCCCCTGTGCGTCCCCAGCCCAAGCCGATAGACAAGCTTCAGGTCTCCGGCACGAACCTTCCTACTGACGGTCTTTCCGCCACATCGGATGCTGTGGTCACCATTGAGGTGAATCCTCGCATTGAGATGACGACCGGCAAGGCTTGTGCCCAGTGCGGCCACGCCGCCCAACTTGCTCATGAGGCGATGACTACTGGCAACGATGATGACCGGCGCGCACTGGAGGAGTGGCGCCGTGACGGGTTCCGCGTCCGCGTCGTGACCCCGACCCTCGAGCATTGGGACGCTGACGGGGCCCGAGTGAGGGTTATTGATGCCGGATTCACAGAGTTCGACGGACCTACCGCGACCACCCGGGCACAGTGGTGACTCAAGCCACGTAGACTCGTGCCATGTCGCAGCTCCTTCTGACCGCGGTCGGCGCGGACCGCGCCGGACTTGTCTCCGACTTGTCTGAAATTGTCGCCAGCCATGACGGCAACTGGCTCGAGAGCCGCATGGCACGTCTCGCCGGTGCTTTCGCCGGAATCGTCCTCGTCGATATCGACGAGGACGAGGTTGAGCCCCTCAAGGTTGACCTGTCACACCTCGAAGCCAAGGGTCTTCGTGTCACCGTCACCGACACCACCCCACACCACGACAGTGACGAGGCCCTCCTGGTGGTTCATCTCGTCGGCCACGATCATCCCGGGATCATTCACGCGGTGACGGCAACGATGGCTCGTCTCGGCGTCACCATTGACGACCTGTCCACGGGCCTGCGTGAGGCGCCGATGGGTGACGGCATCCTCTTCGAGGCTCAGGTGCAATGTCGCATCACCAACGCGACGACTGTTGAGGACCTCCGCTCGGAACTGGAATCCGTGACCACTGAGATCATGGTCGACATTGATCTGGTCGATCCTTCCTGATCCCGTCGTTGCACAGCCGGCAACACCGCACAGGTCGCGCTGTCGCCCGACCACGTGCGGTGTTCCCATCTGGGCTGGCACTACGCACCGGAGTGTGGAAGCTGCGAGGCGTGTGTACCAGTCGTTCCATGACTCTTCGAATGGCCTGTGACGTGGATCACGCCGGGGTCAGTCCCACCACCAGTAGTGCCATGCTTGCCGGAAGCCGGTGAATGGCCGTCGTTTCCGGTGCCCGTTTCTCCGGGGTTGGCCGGGTTGTCGGGTTGCGCTGGCGGGGGTGCCGCAACTGTCACGAATTGATCACCGGAAAGGCTGAGCGGAGCAGTGCGATCCGATACGTTCAGTGGTTCTGGTGTGCTCAACGACAGGCGGTAGACGCCCGGGGGAGTGCCCTCGGGAATCGTGGCGTACACGCGAATGAGGGAATTCATGACACGACCGGTCGTGCGACCCTGGTCAGTGAAGTGATAAGCCGTGGGCATCTCGGTTGTGACGGCGACTGGCACCGGGGTCAATCCTGTTGCCGTGTCGTGTTTTTCCGTCACCGGCGTGAGGGTGCCCTGCAGGTTGGTCGGTGCTTGAGTGGCACCTGGCAGAGCGAGCAGGCCCACGAGATGACGCCCCGGCAGGGCGTAATCCACCTCGACAGGTGCATAGGACGATGCCCAGGGGGATATGAGCGCGTCGAGGTGGAAGGACGTGCCGCGAGTGAGATGAACGGTCGAGCGCAGCGACTCACGCATCTTGAAATCAGTGAAAGATCGCTCGGACTGCGGGGTCCACGCCACCTCTGCGGTTGCTTCCAGGCGCGGGAACATGACCGACTGTTGGTCGTGTTCGGTGCGCATGTGCTCATTCCACAGCGCGGCTTCCACGCCGGCTACGTTCTCCTCTGCTACGCCCGACATCTGAGTTGGATCCCAGTTGTAGAAACTCTCGATGGTGCAGCCGTTCTCGCCGCACGCCCAGCTCGGGCCGGGCAAGTCAGCTGAAGGCTTTTGCGGCAGATAAGCATGCTTCACGTGGGACATGATGACCTTGGCATGCTTCGAGGAAATAAAGTTCGCCAGACGTCCACCCTGGTTGGGCTCATCGGCGGTCCAGTGCTGGACGTAGCTGCCATCGGGTAGCTGAGCGCTGGCGTCCTGGGCCGGCTGAAGTGCCTCGTTCCAGACGATGGCCGCGTGATGATTCGCGGTGAGCATGTCCGACACTCGCTTCATGTACGACTGGTAGGGCTCCTTGGCTGTCTTCGAGGCCTCGTCGCCACCAATGTGGAAAACGGGCACCCGTACTTCCGGAACACCCGAGCGGGCCACTCCTTCGTCGATGTAAGAGTTCAGGCGTGATACCACGTGAGAAAGGAAGGTGTAGGTGGCTTCGTTACCCGGGTCCAGGGTGGTGCGATCATCCTCCTGGTAAGCGCGCACGCGATCCTCGCCGCTTGCGGGTTTGGGATAAGAACCGGATGAGTTAAGTTCAGCGATGGCATGCAACATGGCATTGGCGTGACCAGGGCCGTCGATTTCTGGCACGATTCCGACGCCGTGGCGGGCGGCATAATCCACGAGGTCGATAAACTCCGCCTTCGTGTAGTAGCCAGTACGCCCAGCAGAGGGCGCTAATTTCGAGTGGCCGGCCATGTAGGAGGTTACCCCAGAACGTTCGGTGAGCTGTGCGTAATCGATGGTGTCGTCGGCAGCCTTGCCCTCGTTGTCAATCTCGACACGCCAGCCCTGATCATCGCTCAGATGCAGATGAAGAGTATTGAGTTTCACCGCGCTCATGTCGTTGATGATGCGTTTCACCTCGTCGACCGGGATGAAAGAGCGAACCGGGTCGATCATGAGACCACGCCAGCTGTAGCGCGGCTGGTCGGTAATGAACACCTGCGGCAAAGTGGGGGAGGCGGCAAGTGTGGTTGGAGCCTGTGCCCATGGCCCCAGCATCTGGGTGAGGGTCTGCACCGCCCAGATAGCGGCGCGGGTGCCAGCGGCTTTGATGGTGATACCGGTCTTGGTCACTGAGAGTTGATAGGCCTCTCCTCGCTGTGCGCCTGTTCCAAGGGAATCGTCCTTGGTCATGGTGATTGGGCAGTCATGTCCGCGTAGCAGCGTCAAACCGTAGGCCTTGCCAATATTGGCCCGAAGAATATCGATCGCCGGCGTGAACTGCTCTGGCGCACTGACACAGGCTCCGGCAGGGATTGTGTAAGAAGCCCCGTCATCAGCGAACTTGGCAGAGGCAGGCAGGGGAAGGAGGTTGAGGTGAGCCGGATTAGAAGCAGCCATTTTTCCAGATACCTGCATTTTCCAGTCCGAAGGTGGGGGTTCATGGGCGCTGACGGGCGATGCGACGCTGAGAGCGAGAGCGCACACTGCTCCGATGCTGACTAGTGTCCGTCGCCAACGCGCGAGTGAATGGTGCACAGCGAGTCCTTTCTCACCGATATGGTGCTACGGCCTGATGATGCCGTTCCTCTTTGACATCGGCCCGTCTGACATGGGTCCGCGCACGAACAGGCAACAACGGCATTGCCGCCCGGACGGTGCTGGTGTCAACGTGCCTTGAGCACCGTCTCAGCTTACGCGGTTTAGCTAGGGGATGTTGCCAAGTGATGAGTTCTGTGCGGGCCCTGGATAGGGCCCCAGAGCTGTTCACTGGGGACTGAAAGCCGTCCGGACCCTCGGCGTCAGTCCCCTCATCCGCATAGAGTGTGAATATGGCCACTACTGCTCTTAAGGGACAAACCGTCAACACCGTCGCCGACCTGCCTCAGGTCGGATCCGATCTTCCGCCGTTCACCCTTGTCAAGCCTGATCTGTCGGAGCTGACCAGCGACGAGCTCAAGGGCAAGAAGCTCGTCCTCAACATCTTCCCGAGCATCGACACTGGTGTCTGCGCGACGAGCGTGCGTACCTTCAACGAGAAGGCTGCCGGGCTCGACGACACCATCGTGCTGTGCGTTTCCCGTGACCTTCCCTTCGCTCAGGCCCGTTTCTGCGGGGCTGAGGGTATCGAGAACGTCGTCGTCGCCTCGGCCTTCCGTTCCCACTTCGGTAAGGATCTCGGTGTCACCCTCGCTGACAGCCCGATGCAGCATCTGCTGGCCCGTGCTGTCATCGTCGCAGACGCCGAAGGCAGGGTGACCTACACCCAGCTGGTCGACGAGATCACCACTGAGCCTGATTACGACGCTGCTCTCGAGGCCGCCAAGCAGGCCTGACTCAGCTCATTTTCGGGGGCGTCCCGACTGCATGTCGGGACGTTCCTGCCGGCCACGGAGGGTCTTCCTCATCACCGGGTACTCCTGTCAAGGCACCGAGTTCATCGTCACCGCTGCGCCTCATGCAGCCCCTTTTCGCCGCAGGCCTCGACCACGACTGACATGATGGAAGGGTTGCAGTCGACCGGCTGCGGCAACGGCGAACGGAGGCATCATGGCGCGACGTCCCGGATGGGTTGATCATCTCATCGGTTGGCACGTCTATCCCCTGGGATTCGTGGGAGCTCCCATGCGACTCGAGTCCTCTGAGGTGAGCCATCGTCTCTCGCACGTGGAGGCCTGGCTCGATCACGCTGTCTCTCTCGGGTGCTCTGGCCTGGCCCTGGGGCCGATCTTTGTGTCGGCTGGCCACGGTTACGACACCTTGGATTACTTCACCATTGACCCGCGTCTTGGTGACAACGCTGACGTCGACCATCTCCTAGCCGCCGCCCACTTCCGTGGTCTGTCGGTGCTCCTTGACGGGGTGTTCAACCACGTCTCACGTCGCCATCCGGTCGTGCAGGATGCCCTGGCTGCCGGCCCGGACTCTGAGGCCGGACGCATGGTCCGCTGGCGTGACGGCCAGCTCGACGTCTTCGAGG
The genomic region above belongs to Cutibacterium equinum and contains:
- a CDS encoding HAD-IA family hydrolase, which encodes MKSIIWDMGGTLVDTYPQVDQTLAEVVWPEPTEEQLSEVARLRSESIAHAIEVLAQRYDVSSELLEDAYTLLKKKWVHDPAPLMAGAAEVMTAVRRGGGLNLVATHRDRTSAENLFHALGVQVDDLVCAPDGFARKPDPQMNTVLMERHGLSPSEVIAVGDRPIDIDAAQAAGIEGFLLSSEPYPNTTTISGLTQLLDRL
- a CDS encoding peptidyl-tRNA hydrolase → MQLVLLRDRIHPARQVDACEAAARAVVFLLDDPRTQPGGPWHDAVQQWSDKRIRKIVRRASGKRWDDVQALDGVTVSQDPPADAAPRTGPAMVRAFVPAPVRPQPKPIDKLQVSGTNLPTDGLSATSDAVVTIEVNPRIEMTTGKACAQCGHAAQLAHEAMTTGNDDDRRALEEWRRDGFRVRVVTPTLEHWDADGARVRVIDAGFTEFDGPTATTRAQW
- a CDS encoding ABC transporter ATP-binding protein; this encodes MSAPVHAPAIRVRGIDFSYGRAQDPVLTGITLPDMDAGTITSLIGPNGAGKSTLLRCIAGLEKCGGDVATDRVLYLPQDPPPASSLTVFESVMVARQQAFKGLCGLRVTSAALRDVSEVIEVLGLGPLAARTMAQLSGGQRQLVSFAQAVIRRPSALLLDEPTSALDLRNQLLLLDRIRQAAKDIPAAVIMTVHDLGQVARFSDQVVVLSCGRVHSVGDPRDVITQDMLREVYGVNATVYSTADGGIAVEASQALS
- a CDS encoding DJ-1/PfpI family protein; translation: MSRQIGVLLFDGFELLDVFGPVELWSRLSDRYEVTFCAVEPGPVRSSQGATVMATEGTDSCVGCDIVLVPGGPGTRSLVADHAFLARLRGWAAPASIISSVCTGSAMLAAAGLLEGYRATSNKMAYAWASSHGQDVRWEPRARWVHDRDRWTSSGVAAGMDMTAALIEYLEGKETAERVLQEVELEVQTDPDRDPFAVTDDRATASNR
- a CDS encoding DoxX family protein; the protein is MFCKCSHKSSDKAAHAHHTARLLTALCAGAGTLHFLKPEPFDSIIPPEIPGEPRSWTYGSGAAELATAALLACPRTRSLGGRAAAALFVAVFPGNLEMARQWRDREPKWQVISLGRLPLQALLIKQAREVAENC
- a CDS encoding glycine cleavage system protein R; the protein is MSQLLLTAVGADRAGLVSDLSEIVASHDGNWLESRMARLAGAFAGIVLVDIDEDEVEPLKVDLSHLEAKGLRVTVTDTTPHHDSDEALLVVHLVGHDHPGIIHAVTATMARLGVTIDDLSTGLREAPMGDGILFEAQVQCRITNATTVEDLRSELESVTTEIMVDIDLVDPS
- the tpx gene encoding thiol peroxidase; amino-acid sequence: MATTALKGQTVNTVADLPQVGSDLPPFTLVKPDLSELTSDELKGKKLVLNIFPSIDTGVCATSVRTFNEKAAGLDDTIVLCVSRDLPFAQARFCGAEGIENVVVASAFRSHFGKDLGVTLADSPMQHLLARAVIVADAEGRVTYTQLVDEITTEPDYDAALEAAKQA
- a CDS encoding family 20 glycosylhydrolase, giving the protein MCALALSVASPVSAHEPPPSDWKMQVSGKMAASNPAHLNLLPLPASAKFADDGASYTIPAGACVSAPEQFTPAIDILRANIGKAYGLTLLRGHDCPITMTKDDSLGTGAQRGEAYQLSVTKTGITIKAAGTRAAIWAVQTLTQMLGPWAQAPTTLAASPTLPQVFITDQPRYSWRGLMIDPVRSFIPVDEVKRIINDMSAVKLNTLHLHLSDDQGWRVEIDNEGKAADDTIDYAQLTERSGVTSYMAGHSKLAPSAGRTGYYTKAEFIDLVDYAARHGVGIVPEIDGPGHANAMLHAIAELNSSGSYPKPASGEDRVRAYQEDDRTTLDPGNEATYTFLSHVVSRLNSYIDEGVARSGVPEVRVPVFHIGGDEASKTAKEPYQSYMKRVSDMLTANHHAAIVWNEALQPAQDASAQLPDGSYVQHWTADEPNQGGRLANFISSKHAKVIMSHVKHAYLPQKPSADLPGPSWACGENGCTIESFYNWDPTQMSGVAEENVAGVEAALWNEHMRTEHDQQSVMFPRLEATAEVAWTPQSERSFTDFKMRESLRSTVHLTRGTSFHLDALISPWASSYAPVEVDYALPGRHLVGLLALPGATQAPTNLQGTLTPVTEKHDTATGLTPVPVAVTTEMPTAYHFTDQGRTTGRVMNSLIRVYATIPEGTPPGVYRLSLSTPEPLNVSDRTAPLSLSGDQFVTVAAPPPAQPDNPANPGETGTGNDGHSPASGKHGTTGGGTDPGVIHVTGHSKSHGTTGTHASQLPHSGA
- a CDS encoding FecCD family ABC transporter permease — protein: MTSADGGTRMVGAAAEGSASATAQWYRLRGRRKTGIIVGLVVLLVAVSLVDFLLGGGSMPARDVLATVMHPAQSRPIDHEIVFDIRLPMTVTAVLVGGALAAAGSQMQTILGNPLAEPYTLGVSAAAGFGAALATVSGFTATDIGAALGMAGTAWLFAMLACGIILLFSRFRGPGAETMILLGIAIVFFFDALLALMQYLASETQLEQVVFWTMGSLTRATWPQIALLSVVTVAGLVFFYRNAWSLTAFRMGDDRARALGVHVDAMRTVTLLVVSFIAATAVAMAGTIGFIGLVGPHVARMIVGEDQRYFLTTSAIAGSLLLVGASAVSKIIQPGVILPVGIITAIVGVPVYVLIITSKRGTLWAS